The genomic DNA CTCATCAGCTGACCTTTGCCTTGgctctttcctcctcttctcaaTTAATTTCAGCCTAAGCCAGTGCAGTAGAATGTAAGTAATCATCAAAGTTGGACGTTGCCAAAACATTAAACTACAGTATTAATCACTTGTCTTATATTTATCCCACACTCTCTGTTAGATCTATTGACTCAGTCTGGTCACAGTTCAGCTGTAGTCCAGTAGCTTTTCTAGCTTTTCTCAGCCATACCCCCCTTTTTGAGTATGTTTGTTCTGTCATCCTGCCCAGCTTCCTGTCGTTCAGCAGAGAACTACAGTATATTCCACTGAGTGATCTCGCTGTAGTGAAATCTCCACATTTTAGATCGCAAGCCCGTCACATAACTCTTCCCCTTGTTTGTTTACTCAGAGCTAGAATAATAACTGTATCCAAAGAAAGAGGCACAACTGCAGTAGTTTCAGGGTGAATTATCTCCCCGGTTGATGGCTGTAAAATCAAGCGCTCCTGTGAATgatttcctctccttcctccctaGTGGATAGTGTTTTTTTGCTTTCACATGCTCGctaatttttgtgttttttttaaagggatatttGTGTATGAATAGATGCATGGGATTCGGTTTGGTTAGGTGACTGTCATGAGAAggaatatgtatgtatttgaaTGGCTGCATGGGGTTAAGTCATGCAACTGTGTGGAGGGATGTGGCTGTTTGAATAGGTGTATGGGGTTAACTGGCCATTTTATGTTTCGTAAGAAGGGAtttgcatgaatgaatgaatgtttggTGTAATGCTAAGTCACTGTCTGGCTTTTTATGACTTGTGACACGGATATGCATTCATGAGTGGATATTTGCAGTGATGTTACATAGATGTCTAGTAGGTTTTACTGTGTGATCTCATGGATGCATGATTCAAGGCCAAATATGTGGCTTTTTAAGAGCAGCAAAGGCATACAACCCTGGGGCCAGAAGTGCAGAATCAGTGGAAAATAAGgaatatggtgtgtgtgtgtacgtgtttgTGTAAAGTATATgcgcgtgtttgtgtgtaggttCCCGGTCATGTGAGTCTTTTGTGTCAGGGAGAAGAGGAAGTGATTCAAACATTTTCTTAAACAAACAATTAGGTTTATTACAGCAAATTAGGTTGTGTATACCGAGAGGCACACTGCCATATGATGTTACAACACAACATGGAATTCTTGGCACTGCCTGTGGCAATGACCTCAGCCTGTCGGACGCTCCTTAACACTGCAAAAAATGTGCATCTTAACAAGTAACCAAGTCTCATATTCAGTCCTAAAAATTCAGTAATTTTCTGCAGACTGAGATGACTCAACTGTTTCCTAAttcattttcttgtttaaaaacaGTTTGTGGAAACAGACGTCAGTACGTTGTAACAAAGACATCTTTTCACACCAGGCATCAATGTACTGTGTGTAGTCGAAGGTTACACACCAGTGCACAGTTTTCATGGGGTAGAAAATGAATTTGTTATCACATTAGCTGCTGCAGATGTCTGCATGCATAAACAGGGGTTTAACCAATAAAATGATCAGATTGAGCAACAAGGAAACAATAGTTTCAAAAAGCCAAACAAACGTGCAACAAGAGAGTTTGTAACAGCTCCAGAGAACCCTTTGGAGAATGCAAAGTGCTCCATCCTGACATCTGGaggaaatgtactgtatgtatatccAAACTGTAGTTCTCATTCTCTTCTTTCATACTTCtttaaaagagacagaaaaataatgtgAATTTTATCTAATATAAAGGTAAAGTTGGTATTCAGCATTTCCAAATAGGTATGAGGTGGACAGTACTGTAGATTAGCTGTAGGGCTTTAAGAACAAATACAAAGAAAATCTTaaaagatgagaaagcagaaaTGGTTACTTGGCACAAGACAtctgttaatgttttttgtgcacTGTAACTGATCAAATAAATGAATTACAATTACTGGAGGTGAAGAGCTAATAGAAACTGTAGCTCATGAGGCTTGAAAAAATTCAGAACCCTCCCTTTGTGCCGTGGCCTCTCCAGATAAGGTGGCTTTGATAGCTCTTTACTTCTCATAAAAGACTCTTATAATACTCTTTCATGAATTCCACAATATTGCCCAATCTGTTCTCTTTCCACTGGTTTGAAGAACAGATCACTGCTTGTAAATATAAAACTTCTCTGTGAGCCGTTTATCTCTTCTAAAGAAtaacttcctttgttctctccttttcttttttccatctGTGGCTGACTGAGAGTGAGGAAAATGTCTGTGTTATTTATCTCTTCACATTTGCATTTGGAGTTTCATCCAGAGTAACTTTACATTAAGCCCCCATGTTCTACCAGCAGGCATTAGCAGAAGAGCTTGTTTTCCAATACTAGATCTCTAATTACAGTTACAATTCTCCCTTTCTTCACTCGCAGTACGTCCACGTTTCACCCAGCCGTCAAAGATGAGGAAGCGCGTCATCGCTCGCCCAGTGGGCAGCTCAGTGCGTCTGAAGTGTACAGCGAGCGGTAATCCTCGCCCCGACATCGTCTGGCTCAAGGACAGTCGGCCGCTAGTGGACGAGGACgctgaaggaggaggagaaggggaaggaaagaagaagaagtggaCTCTGAGTCTGAAGAACCTGATGCCGAAGCACAGCGGGAAGTACACCTGCCACGTGTCCAACAGAGCAGGAGAGATCAACGCCACCTACAAAGTGGAAGTCATACGTGAGTAACTGGATGCTCAACCTCAAAGATATGGATCAgttatcaaagtttttgtctttgATTAAAATTCAGTGGCATTTATTGATCACCATCAGCCCTGTCAGCAAACACCAGTCAAGCGAGTAATGTTCAGCAGGTTTTTCATTTTGGAAAGTGAGCCAGCTGCAGTTTCAGTCTAAAAAAGGTCTAGTTTTACTGTTGAGAGcagaatgtgtgtgttatgatgaTTTGTGAGTGTTTTCTGATGTATTAGGTTGTTGGAAGGCTGCAAAAGCTGTTTTGACGCTGGGTGATTTAATGTTAAGCTGTTTGGTCGAGCTGAATTTGTTAGTCTGAGCTGAACTGTATGTTACTGACTGTGATAGCTCAGACCAGCTCCTCTCGCTTTACTCGCCACATCTGTTGTACATTAAAGTACAGCTGTAGTCTTtcctgaagacacacacacacacacacacacacacacacacatacacacacaaaaaggaagTAAATCAAACCGCTGCTCGCTTATGTCAAATGTGACATTTTCTCTCTCAGTAGAGATTCactcagctgtcagtcattcATGGCTGGGAAAATTGGGAAAAAAGGAGTAGTAGACAGAAACCCAGTAAAGCTCTCACAAAACATATATAATCCATAAATAGAGATAATTGAGTGTAGTACATCAGGAATATAATTTCTAAATATGATCATTTATCTGGATGGCATGGGTTTGTACCTGCTTGATGAGCACTCAGAGCGTCCTTTTTAAAGCTGGGATTATAATAATTTTGAGATACATTAAATGCATGTTACCCCTGCACCATTCGGCATCCCTCTTGATCATTGCCTTTTCTTTCCATATGTTAGCGGAGTTCTGGCAGTGATGTTTGCACGTGTGGTTCCTTTGCATTTCATTGTAGGTAGCAATGCTTACCAGATGTCTTTAGGACATACCGgtacattaaaatatttaaggTTTAAATAATTATAACTTATAGCACCCTGAGCTTTTAGGAAATCCTGTGCAGCACTGTCTGTAACACTGCACATGCATTAGAAGCAACAAAGAAAAGGAAGCTAGCATTGCAAAGGGTTCTTAGAGTCTTAAACATATTTTGAAAGTAAAAACATACACCTGCAAGTTAATTTTGTTGGGCTACGTTCTCGTGAGATCGTTTTAACAGATACTAAAAAAGAGACTATTGAATGTCTCTTGCAGGTGTGTTTATTCTGCTGTataaactgagaaagaaaaggcaGGCGCTAAAGATAAGGGAGCTGTTTGTGTACCTTCAGCAGAGAGGGGGGATGTGGTGCTGAATAAAGcaaatactgttcaaataatgcttgCAAACCATATTATATTCTCTCAAGATTGTTGGGTTTACAAAGtttacaaaatacaacaatCAAGCTATTTCTTCTATTCACACTTTgtcaactgaaataaaatgtaacaactttctcattttgtgtatgtgtttgtctcgTTCTTCAGAGCGTACCAACTCTAAACCAATTCTGACTGGCACTCACCCTGTCAACACCACCGTGGACTACGGAGGAACCACATCTTTCCAGTGTAAAGTCCGCAGCGATGTCAAGCCGGTTATTCAGTGGCTTAAAAGAGTCGAACCTGGTGATGAGAACAAATTTAACTCCACAATAGAGGTACAAACAAGCACACTGctacatgtaaacacaaatCTCTGAGGCAAATCAACTAGTGGGATTTGACTGAACTATTCAATAAACTTTGTATGATTTTATTCAAAGGTTGGAGACCACCGCTTTGTGGTCCTGCCTACAGGGGAGGTTTGGTCGCGTCCTGACGGATCCTACCTTAACAAGCTGCTGATAACCAGAGCCAAGGAGGAGGATGCCGGCATGTACATCTGCCTCGGAGCCAATACTATGGGCTACAGCTTCAGGAGTGCCTACTTGACTGTGCTACCAGGTCAGAGGACAAAATGGAGAGAAGctaacatacatacacacacagcatacacacacagagagttgAGAGAGATGAAAATACTTGACCAGCAGGTTTGATTGAAGGCAGTTAACCGAAAAAGTTGTTTTGCTACTGGTGCAGGTGCTAATACCAGTTACATAAAAATATTACACATTACCAATACTGGCCTATATTACATACATTTTCTAGAGTCTTCCCAGTTGAGTTGTTAACTTGAAATATATCATCAGTAAGCTCCTGTTGTACTCCATTATGATCAGAGGGTGTTGTAACTATCTATAGTATCTGCTCTTAGAGCAGATACTCATAGGCTAACCGACATTGTCTGGCTCCATTGGCTTGACAAAGCATACACTTCTGTCTATAACATTACCAGCTAACAACATGTTGAGCCAactataaaaacaacaacaatcttCCTCAGCTACCTTACCTTAGAAAGCAACAAATCAAACACCTCTTTCTATAATATCAGCTACTAACCTGCTAGCTTACAACAACCAGCCAACAGCATGTTGCCATCACTGGCAGCATGCTGCTCAACCCACCCAACAAACCAACCAAGTGTCACATTTAATTGCCTGTGTCCAGACCTTTGAATCTGCCCACTCCACTGAGTTGACTGATTCATCTAGCgtagtggttcccaacctggggtccgggcacccccagggggggcggcaaagatcacagggggggggcgcaagtctttatctggtttgaggttgaggtaaaaaaaaaaatatttgtacatgttaaacaaattatgataatacactagaatatataatgtatacaaaagtctgtatgaaaactatatattttgttgtatcctcgtctttcctgctgccacggcatcactattttatgaatgaaacatggaggagaaacgtaacagtgctgataactcctctgtatcaaaaaagaaagtaaggctctatctcgagagttacctcaacttcggaatagaagcagaaagctaggaaagcattgtcggaggaacagagaaagaggaaacggcagactgagtTTTTacacagtgttgccaaatagctattccgaagctgtagggggagctctgtagagaaacctgcgagcaaaaagcgaagaaattgccaaaactgcatagcgcccctttaaaaaacaatgaatCCAATGAGCGCTGCGGGGGGACTAACGATTAGCCAATCAGCTCCACGGGCGGGACTAACACTTTTAACAAGCTGTTGCCATTCAAGCCTTGTCAAGCTGTCTCAATATTGCACAACATCGTAGTTCTCCACTCTTATAACCCCAGCTTAAAATGACATTAGATTCAGGCAGATACATTGGTATAGAGAAAATCGAACCTCCCTACCCCTGCAAATTGTTAAGAGTGAAGGCAATGTCACACTGAAGATGGAAACGAGTTGATTGAGTGTAATGAGTTGACAATTCTGTCTTCTGTCATATTTTCTGACATATTTTCTCTTGCTCCTTTGCAGATCTGAAGCCCCAAAACAACGTTGTCCTCACAGCAACATCCCCGAGCCTCCCCTGGCCCGTCATTATTGGAATACCAGCCGGGGTCGCCTTCATCTTAGGCACCGCCCTCCTCTGGTTCTGCCAATCAAAACGAACCTGCTCCTCTCCATCTTCCTCTGGTCTTCCCCCTGCCCAGCGTCCACCTGCAGCCAGTCGTGACCGTGCATGCCCAGCGCTGCCTCCTCAGACGGCCAACGGGGATAAAGATTGTCTTTCATATGAAGACTACGTTGCCCATCAGCAGCTGCTCCTGGCTCAGGGAGGCAGTGGATTGGCTCCCAAGGTCTACCCGAAGATCTACAcggatatacacacacacacgcattcacACGTGGACGGGAAAGTGCACCAGCACCAGCACATTCACTACCAGTGTTAACACGCTTTGGTGTTTCACATTCAATTCTTACATGAACATGTCCCTGTGCATGCAGACTTATTCACAACAGGCCATACTAGCTGCTGACATACACTGCAATGAACAAGGAAAGCCACACGCAAGACACCATGTGGAGTCATATTCAGAAACATGGAGTCACGCAACTCTTCCTCATTCTGCTGCAGCCACGTTACTGTGTAAACACAGACTTATTCAAGACACAAACAATGAAGAATGTATAAAAAGAAGACAAATATCCGTATTTTTAGCTAACCCAGTGAAATCTATGAGAGAAAAATCCCAAAACGTGTTTTATTCAAAGCTCTTTTTATATACAAATCTTTTCTGTAGATTTTtcaatccctttttttttttttttttgctcaaagGCTTTATTCAAGCAACAATACACTCTGCAGTTTCAAGGTAACTTTATCTGTTATTTAACTTTGAACACAACCACAACCTCCTCAGTAACAGTAGAAATACAGCTCACCTACAACTATAGCTACTCATGTTTATAGTGAAATACAATTATATAGCATTTAGCACGCTACTTCATCCTGGGTAATCTATAAAGAACAATTTAgcatgtatgtaatgtaatagctTAATTTCAGAGTATATCTCAGGCATCAGCCCAACTGAGCCATTAGAAACACAAACTAAGGCAAACTCCCACTGTATCAGTACCCTCTGCAAGGATGAGGGCTGCTGGGTTTTGCTTCTGCTGGACCGCCAACTGTTCTGAGAAAGGTCCAGCTGCTGTCTGGGTACTGTGTGAAAAAGAGCGGATGTCAACTGGGTATGCATGGATTTCTCTTTGTAGAATGCTTTTAGCAGACGCTACAGTGGGATTTCTGCACCAAGGAGCTCCTCCAGACCACAGTTGTAGAAGCAATCATTAGATCTGTCCAAGTACACTCTGTTGACCATTTCTGCCCCTTAAGTTCCTGGAGACAGTTGGCATTTCCTGTTTCGCATTGTCGCCTTTTCAGCTTTGTTTGATGCTCGCTGACTTTAGAAGAGAGGGATGAAGGATATCAGTTGTTCTCATGTCATGCATTCACCTCTTAAAACCAACAGTGCAAAGGGATCATCAACAGTGCCTCAGTGTAAATTAGTGCCTTATGAGAATTGTTTCCAGATTTGGTGGATCACTGTTGGATCATTGGATATGTCACAGACTCTTGTTAATCTGTTTTGAGATTTAGAGGGCTTAAAAGAGAggaactcaactcaactcaactttTCTTCTCAAAGCACCTCGCAATATGACCTCAAGATTAATGGAACGGGCTTTGCATGTGCTCTGTTCTCCACACATGGTTTGCCACGAAGCAGAGGGACTCATCTGTTGTCTCTTGTTTTTATCTAAAGAGGAAATGTTTTGCCTTTTCATCTGCATTTTAGATGCTAAAATGGTCAAATAATGGAATGTAGCTTTAAACTAAAACAGATACCATTATCACAAAAATGTAGAGCCATATATGCTCCAGAACGTTATGCTGATTACTACAGCAGTACATAAACTGCTCTCAGTGCTGTACAATGGCAATTCATTATAATAGTTCCTTGATACATTCAAAGACATGTCTGGGATATTTGAGTTTTTCTTTCGATTCACTCGTCTGCAGATTATTGAAAACATCTCTTAAGGTGGTCAATCATTTTAGTATGACTGCCACCTTAAGATATGTTTTCAATAATGACAtctgcaaatgtgttttaaatgcatTTACAGGTGGTTTTTAAGTATTTCATGCTATTTGATTACAATTCAGTCTCATGTTAATGCCATTTGAAAGCCCCCACACACCAATAATACACCTCCACACGTGTTTTCATTCCTTTTGGCTTTTTTCTTGTGTGTTTTAGAGACATACTGATTCTCACCTTCTCTTGTTACTTGGTTTGttcatgtactgtatttgaATGACTGTTAGTTGTTCTTTTACTCTCATATCACCCAAACTTCATTAGAAACCAGCCCCAACAAACCTCATCAGTACACAGCCAGTTACATCAGACTTTCTTTCGCTCTCTCAGGTCTCCATCTTGTTGTTCTTGTGTGTGCTCATAAATCTGACCACTATATTAAAACTGTGTAAAATTATATGCTAAGATACGATTTAAATTTCAGCTGCTTTACATTACAGCACTCTCTGAATGGCACACTCGCGTGTGCAATGTCGCGTGTCCAaagatgtttaaaaataaaatatatatatttgaaatataaaaaaaaaaaactttaaacaaaAATTAAGCTTGTCATGTAGTTGATTGCACAAGTGAGTTTCTCTCTGCAGACCTTCAGGACAAAATACAACAGTGAGACGGGAAGTGATTTATTGAAATTAACTTTAGTTACACGTGGACGTTCTTAAGCATGTATTTTTGCACATAAATCTTAAAACTCAAGTAGGAAAATGAACAAATATACACATGAAAAATTCTTATATGCCCattttttataataatcattGGTATGTTATCATTGCCCTGAAAAGCTTTGAAATTATGTCCTGTTCAGGCCTCTAGTTTCTTTCTTTGCTTTAATTTAGTTTCAAACCTGTGAAGTTCTTTGTattatttcactttttgaatAACAAGACTTTTAAGGTGTAGGCTATAAAACCTTCAGGCTTCAGATATGGATTATCTTTCTTGTTCATCGTTCCAGCATAGTGGCCTCTCTCCTTACCTGTATAACAACTAAATTACAtataacattaacattattagATGTTAAAGTACATCAGAACAGCAACAATAAGCATATATCAAAAATGATTTCCCTCACTAACACCTTTAACTGAAGATAGGTCTTCTTCCTCTGTAATATTCTTTGTCCTTCCATCGTCTATTTAAAAACATCTGTTGAGAAAGTCACCCTGAGCAGCTGGAGTGTATTCTTTAATTGtaaagtttttctttcaatGTTGGAGGGGTGGAAATGTTTCCAAACAGTAACATTTTCCACAATTAGTGCTTTGTTTTTCTGTGAAAAACTGTTGTCTGATCAGTTAACCTTTTCACTCATTTCACACATtcatttcacacatttcaaaacCAAGTTTTATTGTATTAAAGCTAATGGACTGCCAGTAGACAGACTGTGTATGTGCATTTACCACAGGCATGTACACGGAATGACATTAGTGTTGAAATTATAGTAAGTGTTAGATAATCTAGTGAGAATACTTTGGACCATACAGTAGTTCTAGCAACACATTGGCCCACTAAACATTGTGAATTGTCTCAAGATTCAAAAAGAAAGTGTGTTtctaatttatttttcttttaaacatgtttttttttcatataattGGGCATTATACTGCATGAGTGGattttgtgttatggttgtaaTGTAAGCTATGAAACAAATACCATGTTCATGTCATTGTAAGATACTGTATTTATACATGCTGACAGAATATACAACATTTTATCGATTATCTTGGTATAGACAATCTTGTACAGTCATTGTCATTTAGGTTAAAATTTTATTTTCTCCAACTGTAATCATTTTATTGGTGCCATTAAAAGAAAAGGTAAATCTATGTATTATTGTCTTTGTTCTTAAAATGTAATCTAACCAAGCAAGATGATACATTTTGACACTATCTGTAAGACAAGATATTTATCTCTGAGtatctatcaatcaatcaatcaatgttCTACCTCTCTCTGTCACATCACAGAAAGACATTCCAGTCCAGCAAAATACCTCACAGTACCGTAGGACTGTCTTTAAGTGAATGTCCTCTAAATAGTTGCAGCCCTTCAATTGTGAGAGCTGCAGTCGGCATTTCATCTGTCAACATTTCCGTCTGGATAGATGACAGATGGACAAGCAGTGCGTGCAGATGGAGGGTGTGAAGGCctggcatctctctctctccctctctgactCATTTAGgggaagaagatgatgaaagaAAACCAGTGTTGAAAGGATGGGGCACTGCAAAGGGTGGAGGTGGCAACAGAGCAGGACATGTGAACAGAATAAGATGATAATAGACAAAAATATATTCTGCATATTCTTCTctaacatgttttgttttattctaaCTTTGCTTGGTGTTTTTGCACTGCTTTCAGAGACTGCCTGACTGTGAAAAAATCCTTATACTGCTCTTTTGAGTATTTGTGGGTGTCACAGCGCAGGCATTTATCCTTACTTTTGACTTGGCTCTTTAAACCTCCAACAGACATGTTAAAgcagttttcatttatttttcggCCACTTAAAGGCAATAGAACAAGCCGACAACGTTCTCACGGTAAAACGTTGATATGGCTAATGAGTTAGCAAAAAGTTAACAATTTACACCTCCAGCAGAcacggagcaacattagcattcatttggagtttcGGTTCAAATATTCACTATTTGACTTGgtttccaccaactcctgagggaaatatcagACTCtatagctgctaaatgttccactTACTCACCACGTAGTCGCAAACTTTATCTGTCTGccatttggtgctgagcagctagtgtacagtgggtttatcttTGGAAACCCCTGCCTTCTGCTGCTCGAAACAGGGATGATGAGAGCAAGTGAACCGAAACACTAAAGTAGCAGGAAGTAAAAGCAATACAATGAGGGAAAGTGACTAGTGAAAGTCACTACGAGCAGCCCCTTTCACTCTACATGTAGTCACGTGATCCgttgtttatataaaaaaaatatctggctGAGGGGCCCCTGACCCCTTGGGTGCCTCTGTCCAATAGGTCTGTAGAGTAATCCTGAGCTGCCAATCCAACTCCTCCTCTGTTTATTCCAAGGAAGCATGTGTTGACATGGCTAGGAACATGAAGcacatcacttcctgtctggAAGTGGGTCTTACCAGGGAATGACCTACCAGACACCACGTGTTGACAACAATATAGGTTCAATTAACTGGCTTCAAGTCCAATTCCGTTTTTGCAATTCATCACTGAATGATGGATAGCGAACAAGCATTTATTAATATGACAATGCCATTGTTACTTTGCTAGATTCCATAGTCATTTGAACGCCACTTTTTAGAGCTACAAATACAGATAAAGTAACAAAGAAATAACAGATTGGGTTTTTTCCCAGAATCTACCCATGTTCTGTAATTGCTTTGCTTGCCCCCGACCCCCCTCCCCACGTATTGATTGTTTTGACCATCATAGGATCATTAATTATGCAAATACTGTTACATAACTTTTTGGATTGTAGTGTTGCAGATTGAACAATGGGTTGAGGGACTGGGGAAAGGAAAATAAGTCTGAGAAAAGAAACACTGAAGAAATACAGAGAAGCAAAATCCCTCACAGGAATCTGCGGTTTTGAAATTGTTGCAAAGTCAACAGTTATTATATTACTACATGACCCAACCCAGGGATTTACAAATCCTGGATCTGGTGGATTTCTCTACATCTGGTAAACTTCACTGGTGATAAATAGCAGAGGTGGTGTATGTAAGATTTAAAGCTAAGACATATTACATGCTACATTTTTGATTTGCGAGAGGAAAAAACTGGCCTgataaaatatactgtacaagGCAAATATGTGACTTTCCCGGGTGGTTTTCATCCTTGACATttaactctctttttttttctttttatctcaGAGATTATAGCCtgcttttactgtttttttcctcCTGTGAATTTGATTGACTTGAAGAGTTGCAGGGGAGGAAGATGGGGAGGACAGACTGAGGAGGAaaagatgaagagaagcagggaGGAGGAGCATGACACAGAGTTGAGCTGCTGACAGATGTGTTGAGCTCACTGCTGCTCCGCACTGACGAGATGAGAAAATAGAGAGGAGATCAGCGAAGACTGTGGAAGTGTCGAATGAGACGGGAAAGAAATGTGCAGAACAGGAAGGGAGGAGAAAACATCACAGAGGCCCCATACCTGATTCATTTGTCATCCTTGAATCAAATTCATTGTTTCTTCATGTTAAAGTTAAAGAGTTCTAtaattcttctttctttttgcttTCTGGGCATTATTAACAATCTCTTGAAAAAATAATCAGTGAAATAACTTTCATTATCATGGTAGTGCAACACATCGAAGTATTCACTGTGTATTTCTATTTAACCTTTGTTTTACCAGGTGAAAGTCTCATTGAGTTATTAAGCTTTTCCAGGAGAGGTCAGGCCAAGAAGTcaacattaatttaaaatgtcaacaataAACACATGCAGTATCAGGCCATGGGTCCTGTTACAAAGAGCAGAGATTATCCTGTCaaagcatgcatgcatgcaggtATTTGAAGTCTCAAGTGACCATCCAAATAAATTagaaacaatcacaaaaaacattGTTGAGCCTTTCACAATGTAACCTGAGTG from Perca fluviatilis chromosome 10, GENO_Pfluv_1.0, whole genome shotgun sequence includes the following:
- the fgfrl1a gene encoding fibroblast growth factor receptor-like 1a → MDLLWVYLLLKVVLMSAAARGPPRVSERVAHRQSIRLGRTMKLPCPVEGDPPPLIMWTKDGRNIHSGWTRFRVLQHALRIKEVETEDAGTYICKATNGFGSVNINYTLIVIDDSSSRGGAGTANGDSEHAPELAGKLVRPRFTQPSKMRKRVIARPVGSSVRLKCTASGNPRPDIVWLKDSRPLVDEDAEGGGEGEGKKKKWTLSLKNLMPKHSGKYTCHVSNRAGEINATYKVEVIQRTNSKPILTGTHPVNTTVDYGGTTSFQCKVRSDVKPVIQWLKRVEPGDENKFNSTIEVGDHRFVVLPTGEVWSRPDGSYLNKLLITRAKEEDAGMYICLGANTMGYSFRSAYLTVLPDLKPQNNVVLTATSPSLPWPVIIGIPAGVAFILGTALLWFCQSKRTCSSPSSSGLPPAQRPPAASRDRACPALPPQTANGDKDCLSYEDYVAHQQLLLAQGGSGLAPKVYPKIYTDIHTHTHSHVDGKVHQHQHIHYQC